A genomic segment from Bradyrhizobium diazoefficiens USDA 110 encodes:
- the xseA gene encoding exodeoxyribonuclease VII large subunit — MPNRLPMPPAEPLLNAPEFTVSELSQSLKRTVEDAFGHVRVRGEISGFRGAHSSGHCYFALKDESAKIEAVIWKGVHGRMRFKPQEGLEVIATGKLTTYPGSSKYQIVIEALEPAGIGALMALMEERKKKLAAEGLFDEARKQLLPWLPEVIGVVTSPTGAVIRDILHRLEDRFPRHVLVWPVKVQGEGSAEQVAAAIRGFNALPEGGKIPRPDVLIVARGGGSLEDLWSFNEEIVVRAAAESMIPLISAVGHETDITLIDFVADKRAPTPTAAAEMAVPVRSDLFVEVADLARRTRAYWQRAHESRRSELRAAARALPAAGDLLAIPRQRLDSAGAALPRGLKANTHAHFRRFTAAGAKLTLRVLHGQIAQADHRLTVCGERLGLSARSLLRQRRDRFAGLEVRLRASKLSNAQAQRNAIARQRERTHRLAERANRALVTLLQRLDARVEASGKLLSALSYRGVLARGFALVRDEAGHPLHSADSVGPGARVEIEFADGRVGATTDADRPAPPAKRAQQPKPAAQETKPAPKRVGKPVDQGSLF; from the coding sequence ATGCCGAATCGTTTGCCGATGCCGCCCGCGGAACCCCTGCTCAACGCCCCCGAATTCACCGTCTCCGAGCTTTCACAGTCCCTGAAGCGGACGGTGGAGGATGCCTTTGGCCATGTCCGGGTCCGCGGCGAGATCTCGGGCTTTCGCGGCGCCCACTCCTCCGGCCACTGCTATTTCGCGCTCAAGGACGAGAGCGCCAAGATCGAGGCGGTGATCTGGAAGGGCGTGCACGGTCGGATGCGCTTCAAGCCGCAGGAGGGGCTCGAGGTCATCGCCACCGGCAAGCTCACGACCTATCCGGGCTCCTCGAAATACCAGATCGTCATCGAGGCGCTGGAGCCGGCCGGCATCGGCGCGCTGATGGCGCTGATGGAGGAACGCAAGAAGAAGCTTGCCGCCGAGGGCCTGTTCGACGAGGCGCGCAAGCAGCTGCTGCCCTGGCTGCCAGAGGTGATCGGCGTCGTGACCTCGCCGACCGGCGCCGTCATCCGCGACATCCTGCACCGGCTGGAGGACCGCTTCCCCCGCCATGTGCTGGTGTGGCCGGTCAAGGTGCAGGGCGAAGGCTCGGCCGAGCAAGTCGCGGCCGCGATCCGCGGCTTCAACGCGCTGCCGGAGGGCGGCAAGATTCCGCGGCCCGACGTGCTGATCGTCGCGCGCGGCGGCGGCTCGCTGGAGGATCTCTGGTCGTTCAACGAGGAGATCGTGGTGCGGGCAGCAGCCGAGAGCATGATCCCGCTGATCTCCGCCGTGGGCCACGAGACCGACATCACGCTGATCGATTTCGTCGCCGACAAGCGCGCGCCGACGCCGACAGCGGCGGCCGAGATGGCTGTGCCGGTGCGCAGCGATCTGTTCGTCGAGGTCGCCGATCTCGCACGGCGCACCCGCGCCTATTGGCAGCGCGCCCACGAAAGCCGCCGCAGCGAATTGCGTGCGGCCGCGCGTGCGCTGCCGGCGGCCGGAGATCTGCTGGCGATCCCGCGGCAGCGGCTGGATTCGGCGGGCGCCGCCCTGCCCCGCGGCTTGAAAGCCAACACGCATGCGCATTTCCGCAGGTTTACTGCGGCGGGCGCAAAGCTGACGCTGCGGGTGCTGCACGGGCAGATCGCGCAGGCCGATCATCGGCTCACCGTGTGCGGCGAGCGGCTTGGTCTCTCCGCGCGGTCGCTGCTGCGGCAGCGGCGCGACCGCTTTGCCGGTCTCGAGGTGCGGCTGCGTGCCTCAAAACTCTCCAACGCACAGGCGCAGCGCAACGCGATTGCCCGCCAGCGCGAACGCACGCATCGCCTGGCCGAGCGTGCCAACCGTGCGCTGGTGACGCTGCTGCAACGGCTCGACGCCCGCGTCGAGGCCAGCGGCAAGCTGCTCTCGGCGCTGTCCTACCGCGGCGTGCTAGCGCGCGGCTTTGCGCTGGTGCGGGACGAGGCCGGCCATCCCCTGCATTCGGCCGACAGCGTCGGTCCCGGCGCACGCGTCGAGATCGAGTTCGCGGACGGACGTGTCGGCGCGACAACGGATGCGGATCGTCCGGCGCCTCCTGCCAAGCGCGCACAGCAACCGAAGCCGGCCGCGCAGGAGACCAAACCCGCGCCGAAGCGCGTCGGCAAGCCGGTGGATCAGGGCAGTTTGTTCTGA
- a CDS encoding winged helix-turn-helix domain-containing protein, giving the protein MAELDDIIHQPLRLKIMAALNALPATAGLEFSRLKKLTGATDGNLGAHIETLAKAGYVSVEKAFVGKKPQTTVTATAAGRGAFARHVATLQEIIAGKQV; this is encoded by the coding sequence ATGGCGGAGCTCGACGACATCATCCACCAGCCGTTGCGGCTCAAGATCATGGCGGCGCTGAACGCGCTGCCTGCGACGGCGGGCCTGGAGTTCTCGCGGCTGAAAAAGCTGACGGGCGCCACCGACGGCAATCTCGGCGCGCATATCGAGACGCTGGCCAAGGCCGGCTATGTGTCCGTGGAGAAGGCCTTCGTCGGCAAGAAGCCGCAGACGACGGTGACCGCCACCGCGGCGGGGCGCGGCGCCTTCGCGCGGCATGTGGCGACGTTGCAGGAGATCATTGCGGGGAAGCAGGTGTAG
- the rsmD gene encoding 16S rRNA (guanine(966)-N(2))-methyltransferase RsmD gives MRVVGGRLKGRNLASPSSRDIRPTADRLRESVFNILVHAYDDPIEDARVLDLFAGTGALGIEASSRGAKFVLFVDNGAEARALLRNNVESLGLGGVTKVYRRDATDLGPAHPVEPFSLVFLDPPYGRGLAEKALVSLRDGGWLTPGALLVVEEAKAAQFTAPEGFEELERRAYDDTEFVFLKRNA, from the coding sequence TTGCGCGTCGTCGGCGGTCGCTTGAAGGGGCGTAATCTCGCCTCACCGTCCTCGCGCGACATCCGCCCCACGGCGGACCGCCTGCGCGAGTCCGTGTTCAACATCCTCGTGCACGCCTATGACGATCCGATCGAGGACGCGCGCGTGCTCGATCTCTTCGCGGGCACCGGCGCGCTCGGCATCGAGGCGTCTTCGCGCGGCGCGAAGTTCGTGCTGTTCGTCGACAACGGTGCGGAGGCGCGGGCGTTGTTGCGCAACAATGTAGAATCGCTCGGCCTCGGCGGGGTGACAAAAGTCTATCGCCGCGATGCGACCGATCTCGGCCCGGCGCATCCCGTCGAGCCGTTCTCGCTGGTGTTCCTCGATCCGCCCTATGGCAGGGGACTTGCGGAGAAGGCGCTTGTGAGCTTGCGCGACGGCGGCTGGCTGACACCGGGCGCGCTGCTGGTGGTGGAAGAGGCCAAGGCCGCGCAGTTTACGGCGCCTGAAGGTTTCGAGGAGCTGGAGCGGCGCGCCTATGACGACACGGAGTTCGTGTTTTTGAAGCGCAACGCTTAA
- a CDS encoding alpha/beta hydrolase — MAKQLLRGVLNGLKWALCAVGAVALILVAMIATPPERPPEMRSVSESVKLVDFSTMPPLERFQARDGTWIGFRHYVPNGPASGLGAIFIHGSSGSSGTVNHALTHAIALRGVETWALDMRGHGGSGTRGDIGYVGQLEDDLVDFVAHVRKAAPDLPLTLIGHSAGAGFSLRVAATPIMQDMFVRTVLLAPYLGYDAPTNKPHSGGWANADVPRLLGLTALRKLGIDCCSQLPVLALAVPANSAKYLVPTYSDRLMRNFATRGYRLDLAATTRPITIFGGAEDEMMISDKYAEAVQAIKPSVDVKIIDGINHMGIVTSPKAISAIAEDVATRGSGQS, encoded by the coding sequence ATGGCGAAGCAGCTGCTGCGCGGCGTGTTGAACGGACTGAAATGGGCCCTGTGCGCAGTCGGCGCCGTGGCGCTGATCCTGGTCGCGATGATCGCAACGCCACCGGAGCGGCCGCCGGAGATGCGGTCGGTCTCGGAGTCGGTGAAGCTTGTCGACTTCTCGACCATGCCGCCGCTCGAGCGTTTTCAGGCCCGCGACGGCACCTGGATCGGCTTTCGCCACTACGTCCCGAACGGGCCGGCGAGCGGCCTTGGCGCGATCTTCATCCACGGCTCCTCCGGCTCCAGCGGCACCGTCAACCACGCGCTGACCCATGCGATCGCCTTGCGCGGCGTCGAGACCTGGGCGCTCGACATGCGCGGCCATGGCGGCTCTGGCACCCGTGGCGACATCGGCTATGTCGGCCAGCTCGAGGACGACCTCGTCGATTTCGTCGCTCATGTCCGCAAGGCCGCGCCCGATCTGCCGCTGACCCTGATCGGCCATTCAGCCGGCGCCGGCTTCTCGCTGCGCGTTGCCGCGACGCCGATCATGCAGGACATGTTCGTGCGCACCGTGCTGCTCGCGCCCTATCTCGGCTATGACGCGCCGACCAACAAGCCGCATTCCGGCGGCTGGGCCAATGCCGACGTTCCCCGCCTCCTCGGCCTCACCGCCCTGCGCAAGCTCGGCATCGACTGCTGCTCGCAGCTTCCGGTGCTTGCTCTGGCCGTGCCTGCGAATTCGGCGAAGTATCTCGTCCCCACCTATTCCGACCGCCTGATGCGCAATTTCGCGACGCGCGGCTATCGTCTCGATCTCGCGGCGACGACACGCCCCATCACGATCTTCGGCGGTGCCGAGGACGAGATGATGATCTCGGATAAATATGCGGAGGCGGTGCAGGCGATCAAACCGTCGGTCGACGTCAAGATCATCGACGGCATCAACCACATGGGCATCGTCACCAGCCCGAAGGCGATCTCGGCGATCGCCGAGGACGTGGCAACGCGCGGGAGCGGGCAGTCATGA
- the purD gene encoding phosphoribosylamine--glycine ligase: MHILLLGSGGREHALAWKIAASPLVTKFWCAPGNAGIAREAECVALDVADHAAVIAFCKRNAVELVVVGPETPLAAGIVDDLTAAGIKAFGPSGAAAQLESSKGFTKALCTEFGIPTGAYKRFTNAKDARDYVISQGAPIVVKADGLAAGKGVVVAKTVREAEDAIAMMFEGAFGEAGAEVVIEEFLPGREISFFALCDGETAIPLASAQDHKRVFDHDVGPNTGGMGAYSPTPLVTPAIHDAIMARIILPTVAGMKQRGTPFRGILYAGIMLTTQGPKLFEFNVRFGDPECQVLMLRMMSDIVPAFIAACDGELKHFDLRWYPESALTVVMAAKGYPGDYQKGTRIQGLEEAAKVDTVEIFHAGTVAKDGAILANGGRVLNVCALGATVTEAQGRAYQAVDRINWPEGFCRRDIGWQAVEAEKARG; this comes from the coding sequence ATGCACATCCTCCTGCTCGGTTCCGGCGGCCGCGAACATGCTCTCGCATGGAAAATCGCAGCCTCTCCCCTGGTGACCAAATTCTGGTGCGCGCCCGGCAATGCCGGCATCGCGCGGGAGGCGGAATGCGTGGCGCTCGATGTCGCCGACCATGCTGCCGTGATCGCCTTCTGCAAGAGGAACGCGGTCGAGCTTGTGGTGGTCGGCCCGGAGACGCCGCTGGCGGCCGGCATCGTCGATGACCTCACCGCCGCCGGCATCAAGGCGTTCGGGCCGAGCGGGGCGGCCGCCCAGCTTGAAAGCTCCAAGGGCTTCACCAAGGCGCTGTGCACCGAATTCGGCATTCCGACCGGCGCCTACAAGCGCTTCACCAATGCCAAGGACGCGCGCGACTATGTCATCAGCCAGGGCGCGCCGATCGTGGTGAAAGCCGACGGTCTTGCCGCCGGCAAGGGCGTCGTCGTCGCCAAGACCGTGCGCGAGGCCGAGGACGCCATCGCCATGATGTTCGAGGGCGCCTTTGGCGAAGCCGGCGCCGAAGTCGTGATCGAGGAATTCCTGCCGGGCCGCGAGATCAGCTTCTTCGCGCTGTGCGACGGCGAGACCGCCATTCCGCTGGCCTCCGCGCAGGACCACAAGCGCGTGTTCGACCACGACGTCGGCCCGAACACCGGCGGCATGGGCGCCTATTCGCCGACGCCGCTGGTGACGCCGGCGATCCATGACGCGATCATGGCCAGGATCATCCTGCCGACGGTCGCCGGCATGAAGCAGCGCGGCACGCCGTTCCGCGGCATCCTCTATGCCGGGATCATGCTGACCACGCAGGGTCCGAAGCTGTTCGAGTTCAACGTCCGCTTCGGCGATCCCGAGTGCCAGGTCCTGATGCTGCGCATGATGTCGGACATCGTGCCGGCGTTCATTGCCGCCTGCGACGGGGAGTTGAAGCATTTCGATCTGCGCTGGTATCCGGAATCCGCACTCACCGTGGTGATGGCGGCGAAGGGCTATCCCGGCGACTACCAGAAGGGCACGCGCATCCAGGGGCTGGAGGAGGCCGCCAAGGTCGACACCGTCGAGATCTTCCACGCCGGCACCGTCGCAAAGGACGGCGCGATCCTCGCCAATGGCGGCCGTGTGCTCAACGTCTGCGCGCTCGGTGCGACCGTGACGGAGGCGCAAGGCCGCGCCTATCAGGCCGTCGACCGCATCAACTGGCCGGAAGGCTTCTGCCGCCGCGACATCGGCTGGCAGGCGGTGGAAGCGGAGAAGGCCAGGGGCTGA
- a CDS encoding DUF2093 domain-containing protein: MLNKFGSSGNGEAQVQYLDGDFRVISPGTYVRCAITDTRIPLDELKYWSVDLQEAYATPAAVLQRHFPGAPKPQP, translated from the coding sequence GTGCTGAACAAGTTCGGCTCTTCCGGCAATGGCGAAGCGCAGGTGCAATATCTCGACGGCGATTTCCGCGTGATCTCGCCGGGGACCTATGTGCGCTGCGCGATCACCGACACGCGGATCCCGCTCGACGAATTGAAGTACTGGAGCGTGGACCTTCAAGAAGCCTACGCCACGCCGGCCGCGGTGCTGCAGCGGCATTTCCCCGGCGCGCCAAAGCCGCAGCCGTGA
- a CDS encoding pseudouridine synthase, which produces MPRDSDKDNDSRGRRDRGPAKGRSGKARGPEKKFAKRGFEGKGDSRPPRGDREGRPFRRREEGDAPRRDFSDRPRFKRDDRGGEERGERSFKPRGDRPFSDRGARDGEKRPFKPRGDRPSYGRDDRPPRSRDRDDSRAAGRTGDRKFGDKRPSAPRGDRPERKFDGERKFSRGAPDRSDRPRDRGERSDSKPWQKRDAGPRGDRPPRKDFSKGPRKDFGGRDRSEDKPWQKREGGDDRPRFSRSRDDRPSGDRPFRERPKFDRPKFDRPKFDRPRDDRPKFDRPRRDGDGERGGDRPKFNRPRERSEGRSDWHEHPRSEGRFGDRPRRENEDESRIFEKRPAFGGRGAYRERDRDFEGRPRREDAPKPKKAGERIAKALARAGLASRRDAEEMVTQGRVAVNGRVINSPALDITPNDVVTVDGKPLPPRERTRLFLYHKPRGLMTTHDDPEGRPTVFDNLPEGLPRLISVGRLDFNTEGLLLLTNDGGLARTLELPDTGWLRRYRVRAHGDVTQAQLDELKAGIEVEGVKYGPIDATLERDQGANVWLVFAIREGKNREVRNVCAHLGLEVNRLIRVSYGPFQLGEVPEGQVEEIKSRVLREQLGDKVIEKSGAQFDVPQKAAATDDGAPHEKKPASKRAVINDRKGRRVLVQRTGSEEARERNEAEASGYGPPRRPKRGYHGKRDLTPRED; this is translated from the coding sequence ATGCCTCGCGACAGCGACAAAGACAACGATTCCCGCGGCCGGCGTGATCGAGGCCCGGCCAAGGGCCGTTCCGGCAAGGCGCGCGGCCCCGAGAAGAAGTTCGCCAAGCGCGGCTTTGAGGGCAAGGGCGACAGCCGCCCACCCCGCGGTGACCGCGAGGGCCGTCCGTTCCGCCGCCGCGAAGAGGGCGATGCCCCGCGCCGCGATTTCAGCGACCGCCCGCGCTTCAAGCGCGACGACCGCGGTGGTGAGGAGCGCGGTGAGCGCAGCTTCAAGCCGCGTGGCGACCGTCCGTTTTCGGATCGCGGCGCGCGCGACGGCGAGAAGCGGCCGTTCAAGCCGCGCGGCGATCGCCCGTCCTATGGCCGTGACGACCGTCCGCCGCGCAGCCGGGATCGCGACGATTCCCGCGCCGCCGGCCGGACCGGTGACAGGAAGTTCGGCGACAAGCGGCCCTCCGCACCGCGTGGCGACCGCCCGGAGCGTAAGTTCGACGGCGAACGGAAGTTCTCGCGCGGCGCACCGGACCGCAGCGACCGCCCGCGCGATCGTGGCGAGCGCAGCGATTCGAAGCCGTGGCAGAAGCGCGATGCGGGTCCGCGCGGCGACCGGCCGCCGCGCAAGGATTTCAGCAAGGGTCCGCGCAAGGATTTTGGCGGCCGCGATCGCAGCGAAGACAAGCCCTGGCAGAAGCGCGAAGGCGGCGACGACCGTCCGCGGTTCTCGCGTTCGCGCGACGATCGGCCGTCGGGCGATCGTCCGTTCCGCGAGCGGCCCAAATTCGATCGTCCCAAGTTTGATCGTCCCAAGTTCGATCGCCCGCGCGATGATCGTCCAAAATTCGATCGCCCCCGTCGTGACGGCGATGGCGAGCGCGGCGGCGACCGGCCGAAATTCAATCGCCCGCGCGAGCGCTCGGAAGGCCGCTCCGACTGGCACGAGCATCCGCGCAGCGAAGGCCGGTTCGGTGATCGTCCGCGCCGCGAAAACGAGGACGAGAGCCGGATCTTCGAGAAGCGCCCGGCCTTCGGCGGCCGCGGCGCCTATCGCGAGCGCGATCGGGATTTCGAGGGGCGGCCGCGCCGCGAAGACGCGCCGAAGCCGAAGAAGGCCGGCGAGCGCATCGCCAAGGCGCTGGCGCGCGCGGGGCTTGCCTCGCGCCGCGACGCCGAGGAGATGGTCACGCAGGGCCGCGTCGCCGTCAACGGCCGCGTCATCAATTCGCCGGCGCTCGACATCACACCGAACGACGTCGTCACTGTCGACGGCAAGCCGTTGCCGCCGCGCGAGCGCACGCGGCTGTTCCTCTATCACAAGCCGCGCGGCCTCATGACCACGCATGACGATCCCGAGGGTCGTCCGACCGTGTTCGACAATCTGCCCGAAGGTCTGCCGCGCCTGATCAGCGTCGGCCGGCTCGACTTCAACACCGAAGGCCTGTTGTTGCTCACCAATGACGGCGGCCTCGCGCGCACGCTCGAGCTGCCGGACACCGGCTGGCTGCGCCGCTACCGCGTCCGCGCCCATGGCGACGTCACCCAGGCCCAGCTCGACGAGCTCAAGGCTGGCATCGAGGTCGAGGGCGTCAAATACGGCCCGATCGATGCGACACTCGAGCGCGACCAGGGCGCCAATGTCTGGCTGGTGTTCGCGATCCGTGAAGGCAAGAACCGCGAGGTGCGCAACGTCTGCGCCCATCTCGGGCTCGAGGTGAACCGGCTGATCCGCGTGTCCTACGGCCCGTTCCAGCTCGGCGAGGTCCCCGAAGGCCAGGTCGAGGAGATCAAGTCGCGCGTGCTGCGCGAGCAGCTCGGCGACAAGGTGATCGAGAAGTCGGGTGCGCAGTTCGACGTGCCGCAGAAGGCCGCTGCGACCGATGACGGCGCGCCGCACGAGAAGAAGCCCGCCAGCAAGCGCGCCGTGATCAACGACCGCAAGGGCCGCCGCGTGCTGGTGCAGCGCACCGGCAGCGAGGAGGCGCGCGAGCGCAACGAGGCGGAGGCGAGCGGCTATGGCCCCCCGCGCCGTCCCAAGCGCGGCTATCACGGTAAGCGCGATTTGACGCCGCGGGAGGACTAA
- a CDS encoding alpha/beta fold hydrolase, producing the protein MSDLADLYPGFASEWINTSLGRIFARVGGKGPPLLLLHGFSETHVMWHRVAPQLADKFTLIIADLPGYGWSDMPESDALHMPYSKRAMAKAMVEAMERLGHVHFALAGHDRGGRVSYRLALDHPGRLSKLAVLDILPTYNYWERMNRAYALKIYHWTFLAQPAPLPETLISGNGEFFLRFKMASQTKSKTLEAIDERALEHYIAPFRDPARVHAMCEDYRAGAYFDYDLDKADFEAGKKITIPMLALWGNAGVAQAAATPLDTWKQWATNVDGMPVDSGHFLTEENPDVTAKALREFFAGS; encoded by the coding sequence ATGTCCGATCTCGCCGACCTCTATCCCGGCTTCGCCTCCGAGTGGATCAACACCTCCCTCGGCCGCATCTTTGCCCGCGTCGGCGGCAAGGGGCCGCCGCTGCTGCTCCTGCACGGCTTCTCCGAGACGCATGTGATGTGGCACCGCGTGGCGCCGCAGCTTGCCGACAAGTTCACGCTGATCATCGCCGACCTGCCGGGCTATGGCTGGTCCGACATGCCCGAGAGCGACGCGCTGCACATGCCCTACAGCAAGCGCGCGATGGCCAAGGCCATGGTGGAGGCGATGGAGCGCCTCGGCCACGTGCACTTCGCGCTCGCCGGCCACGACCGCGGCGGCCGCGTCTCCTACCGCCTCGCGCTCGACCATCCCGGCCGGCTGTCGAAGCTTGCCGTGCTCGATATCCTGCCGACCTATAATTACTGGGAGCGGATGAACCGCGCCTACGCGCTGAAGATCTATCACTGGACCTTCCTGGCGCAGCCCGCCCCGCTGCCGGAGACGCTGATCTCGGGCAATGGCGAGTTCTTCCTGCGCTTCAAGATGGCGAGCCAGACCAAGTCGAAGACGTTAGAGGCCATCGACGAGCGCGCGCTCGAACACTACATCGCCCCGTTCCGCGATCCCGCCCGCGTGCACGCGATGTGCGAGGACTACCGCGCCGGCGCCTATTTCGACTACGACCTCGACAAGGCCGATTTCGAGGCTGGCAAGAAGATCACCATTCCCATGCTGGCGCTGTGGGGCAACGCCGGCGTCGCGCAGGCCGCAGCGACACCGCTGGATACGTGGAAGCAATGGGCCACGAACGTCGACGGAATGCCGGTGGACTCGGGGCACTTCCTCACCGAGGAGAACCCCGACGTCACCGCAAAGGCGCTGCGCGAGTTCTTCGCAGGCAGCTAG
- a CDS encoding nucleoside deaminase: MIRGLKAPSFMDLALKTAENAGKAGEVPIGCVVVRNYEVIATAANRTLTDYDPTAHAEIVALREAAKKIGSERLVDCDLYVTLEPCTMCAGAISFARVRRLYYGAADPKGGAVESGVRFFASPTCHHAPDVYSGVGESEAARLLKEFFRERR, translated from the coding sequence ATGATACGAGGCTTGAAAGCCCCCTCTTTCATGGATTTGGCGCTCAAAACGGCCGAAAATGCCGGAAAGGCGGGCGAAGTTCCGATCGGGTGCGTCGTGGTCCGCAATTACGAGGTCATCGCCACGGCCGCCAACCGGACGCTGACCGATTACGACCCCACGGCCCATGCCGAGATCGTCGCGCTGCGCGAGGCCGCGAAAAAGATCGGCAGCGAGCGCCTGGTCGACTGCGACCTCTACGTGACACTGGAGCCCTGCACCATGTGTGCGGGCGCGATCTCTTTTGCAAGGGTCAGGCGACTCTATTACGGCGCCGCCGACCCCAAGGGCGGCGCGGTAGAATCAGGCGTGCGCTTCTTTGCCTCGCCGACCTGCCATCACGCGCCGGACGTCTATTCCGGGGTCGGCGAGAGCGAAGCGGCGCGGCTGCTCAAGGAGTTCTTTCGGGAGCGGCGCTAG
- a CDS encoding lysozyme inhibitor LprI family protein: MRQRAGGKYKRCPSYTDLASLKVSWQANRKQIPELSDLLPARAVTLLEVFLRRWLERLIDFGSPYVERASKLNLSLKFDFPIAKGLQGGAVTFGELFAHSVSLSEMSSICSTFERILEGDLFEAIKNTRDRWEEKQTGQQGKPIISDVGAVRASMARLLEVRHILVHEFPLEAPCTDAELLALVDHTISFLHAADEHFANLIFPDYPMTQSEMNDRAAQSYAALNEELDKICAQVRAYTGRDEVDAVQKLWGEFRNAEAERQAQRHLGGTIRRMLYILAATRITEARIKELRDWIEDPGD, translated from the coding sequence ATGAGGCAGCGCGCCGGAGGCAAGTACAAGCGCTGCCCTTCCTACACCGATTTAGCATCCCTGAAAGTCTCATGGCAGGCCAATAGAAAGCAAATCCCTGAGCTTTCCGATTTGCTTCCTGCTCGGGCGGTGACTCTTCTTGAGGTGTTTCTTCGTCGTTGGTTGGAGCGCTTGATTGATTTTGGATCGCCTTATGTCGAACGCGCATCCAAATTGAACCTTAGTCTCAAATTCGATTTCCCGATAGCCAAGGGCTTGCAGGGGGGCGCCGTAACATTTGGCGAACTCTTCGCGCACAGCGTATCTCTGAGTGAGATGAGTTCTATCTGCTCCACTTTCGAGAGGATACTGGAGGGCGATCTTTTTGAGGCGATTAAAAACACGCGCGACCGTTGGGAAGAAAAGCAGACTGGTCAACAAGGGAAGCCAATTATCTCTGATGTAGGTGCGGTGCGTGCATCGATGGCTCGTCTGCTAGAGGTCCGCCACATCCTAGTCCACGAATTTCCGTTGGAGGCGCCCTGCACTGATGCCGAATTGTTGGCCCTCGTTGACCACACAATATCGTTCTTGCACGCCGCTGACGAGCATTTCGCGAATCTGATTTTCCCTGACTATCCGATGACGCAATCGGAAATGAACGATCGAGCTGCACAGAGCTACGCGGCTCTTAACGAAGAGCTAGACAAGATATGCGCTCAAGTTAGAGCATACACAGGCCGCGACGAAGTTGACGCGGTGCAGAAACTCTGGGGCGAATTTAGAAACGCGGAAGCCGAACGACAAGCACAGCGCCACCTTGGCGGGACCATACGTAGGATGCTCTACATTCTGGCAGCTACCCGCATCACCGAAGCTCGCATTAAGGAACTGAGGGACTGGATTGAGGACCCCGGTGATTGA
- a CDS encoding GYD domain-containing protein: MHFCLTGQYTPRALNAILENPTTNRQEAARKLIEAAGGKLISMYSVAADGPGVLVIFDVPDPSAAPAISGLTVTAGTLQNVKLTRLFTQDEIKQVRQNAAKLRSSYTPPGG; this comes from the coding sequence ATGCATTTTTGCCTCACTGGACAATACACACCACGCGCTCTCAACGCCATTTTGGAAAACCCCACGACCAATCGCCAGGAGGCGGCGAGGAAACTTATCGAAGCGGCCGGCGGCAAGCTGATTTCGATGTACAGCGTTGCGGCCGACGGTCCAGGCGTTCTGGTGATTTTCGATGTGCCTGATCCGAGTGCGGCTCCGGCGATTTCCGGCCTGACCGTCACGGCGGGCACCCTGCAGAACGTGAAGCTGACCCGGCTGTTCACGCAGGACGAGATCAAGCAGGTCCGCCAGAACGCGGCGAAGCTGCGTTCTTCGTATACTCCGCCCGGAGGCTGA
- a CDS encoding dienelactone hydrolase family protein: MRLRLTALFLMLLMSAARAAPAPQQVEIPLGSGILHAQLYKPEGAGPFPTVIALHGCGGLGGHADPVLPRYRDWAERLLKAGNAVLLPDSYGSRELGPQCRVKETHVKARRERVADVAAARAWLMKQVWVARDRVSLIGWANGASTLLWAVRPQNAARDAGPDFRAAIAFYPDCRISAGLGWSTRVPTLVLIGANDDVSSPPACRQMVEGAHGRSALARIVVYPGAYHDFDRANTPLHAASGSSDAAAPEHGHLGTDAVARAESQKDVAEWLAR; encoded by the coding sequence ATGCGCCTTCGATTGACCGCCCTGTTCCTGATGCTGCTGATGTCGGCCGCGCGCGCTGCGCCTGCGCCGCAGCAGGTCGAGATTCCGCTCGGCTCCGGAATCCTGCATGCCCAGCTCTACAAGCCCGAGGGCGCCGGGCCGTTTCCGACCGTGATCGCGCTGCATGGCTGCGGCGGCCTCGGCGGCCATGCCGATCCCGTATTGCCGCGCTATCGCGACTGGGCGGAGCGGCTGCTCAAGGCCGGTAACGCGGTGCTGCTGCCCGACAGCTACGGCTCGCGCGAGCTCGGGCCGCAATGCCGCGTCAAGGAGACGCACGTCAAGGCGCGGCGCGAGCGTGTCGCCGACGTCGCGGCCGCGCGCGCCTGGCTGATGAAGCAGGTCTGGGTCGCGCGCGACCGCGTCAGCCTGATCGGCTGGGCCAACGGCGCGAGCACGCTGCTGTGGGCGGTGCGCCCGCAGAACGCGGCGCGCGACGCAGGTCCGGATTTCCGCGCGGCGATCGCGTTCTATCCGGATTGCCGCATCTCCGCCGGTCTCGGCTGGAGCACGCGGGTGCCGACCCTGGTTTTGATCGGCGCCAATGACGACGTGTCGTCGCCGCCGGCCTGCCGCCAGATGGTCGAGGGTGCGCATGGCCGCAGCGCGCTCGCGCGCATCGTGGTCTATCCCGGCGCCTATCACGACTTCGACCGCGCCAACACGCCGCTGCACGCAGCTAGCGGCAGCAGCGACGCCGCCGCGCCCGAGCACGGCCATCTCGGCACCGATGCGGTCGCGCGCGCGGAGTCGCAGAAGGACGTCGCGGAGTGGCTGGCGCGGTGA